The Ruminococcus bovis genome includes a region encoding these proteins:
- a CDS encoding IS110 family RNA-guided transposase: MIYIGIDVAKDKHDCFITNSDGEVLFKSFTISNNREGFETLFQKVQSILDDLTKVKVGLEATGHYSYNLLGFLLDKGLPTYIINPLHTNLYRKSLSLRKTKTDKVDARTIASMIMSDVNLKSYTNTSYHNEELKSLTRYRFDKVKERAKLKSSISRLVCILFPELEKLVPTLHMASVYALLSEFPSANAIASSHLTRLTNLLSENSHGRYGKDTANLIRNAARNSIGSHMPAKSLELKHTIKLIKELTTEINEIETEIKSIMDKIDSPILTIPGIGYNTGAMIIAEIGDFNRFDSADKILAYAGMSPSTYQSGQLENCHSHMEKRGSRYLRYALYNATKYVCYWDESFGVYLGKKRSEGKHYNVALSHATKKLVRLIFAMEKSKQPYQPTV; encoded by the coding sequence ATGATTTATATTGGAATTGATGTTGCTAAAGATAAACACGACTGTTTTATTACCAATTCAGATGGTGAAGTCTTATTTAAATCTTTTACTATCTCTAACAATCGTGAAGGCTTTGAAACCTTATTTCAAAAAGTACAATCCATTTTAGATGATTTAACAAAAGTAAAAGTAGGACTTGAAGCTACCGGACACTATAGTTACAATCTTCTGGGATTTCTTCTTGATAAAGGTTTGCCGACCTACATTATCAATCCATTACATACAAATCTATACAGAAAAAGTTTAAGTCTTAGAAAGACGAAAACAGATAAAGTTGATGCCCGTACAATTGCTTCTATGATTATGTCTGATGTGAACTTAAAGTCCTACACAAATACATCATACCACAATGAGGAGCTAAAGTCACTAACTAGATACCGTTTTGATAAAGTAAAAGAAAGAGCAAAATTAAAATCTTCTATTTCTAGACTTGTATGTATCCTTTTTCCTGAATTAGAAAAACTCGTTCCTACACTTCATATGGCTTCAGTTTATGCCTTATTATCTGAATTTCCATCTGCTAATGCTATTGCATCTTCACACCTTACCAGACTTACCAATTTGCTATCTGAAAATTCACATGGACGATATGGTAAAGATACAGCCAATCTAATTCGTAATGCTGCCAGAAATTCTATTGGTTCACATATGCCGGCAAAATCCTTAGAACTAAAACACACTATTAAGCTTATCAAAGAATTAACTACTGAAATTAATGAAATTGAAACAGAAATCAAATCTATTATGGATAAAATTGATTCTCCAATACTTACAATCCCAGGTATCGGTTACAATACAGGAGCTATGATTATCGCTGAAATTGGAGATTTCAATCGCTTTGATTCAGCTGATAAAATACTTGCATATGCAGGTATGTCACCTTCTACCTACCAATCCGGTCAATTAGAGAACTGCCATTCTCATATGGAAAAGCGTGGTTCAAGGTACTTACGATACGCTCTGTACAATGCAACAAAATATGTTTGTTACTGGGATGAATCTTTCGGTGTATATCTTGGTAAGAAACGCTCAGAAGGCAAACATTACAATGTTGCATTATCCCATGCAACAAAGAAACTTGTTCGCTTAATTTTTGCAATGGAGAAATCTAAACAACCATACCAACCAACAGTTTAA
- the dut gene encoding dUTP diphosphatase translates to MNVLKIKKLKENAVIPKRATEGSAGMDLYACIDSSVVINPGDLVTIPTGIAIELPSGDFMANIYARSGLGIKHGICLSNGVGVVDSDYRGEVCVGLCNVSNKPYTIEPNERVAQMVIAPVSLMNVEEVSSLEDTVRGEGGFGSTGKK, encoded by the coding sequence ATGAATGTTCTTAAGATAAAAAAGTTAAAAGAAAATGCAGTTATTCCTAAAAGAGCAACTGAGGGTTCAGCCGGTATGGACCTTTATGCTTGTATTGACAGTAGTGTGGTTATTAATCCCGGTGACCTTGTAACTATTCCTACCGGTATTGCAATTGAACTACCTAGTGGAGACTTTATGGCAAATATTTATGCAAGAAGTGGACTTGGTATCAAACACGGTATTTGTTTATCAAACGGTGTTGGTGTTGTGGATAGTGACTACCGTGGTGAAGTTTGTGTCGGTCTTTGTAATGTTTCTAACAAACCATACACAATTGAACCTAATGAAAGGGTTGCACAGATGGTTATTGCACCTGTTTCTCTAATGAATGTGGAAGAAGTATCTTCCCTGGAAGATACAGTTAGAGGTGAAGGTGGTTTTGGCTCAACCGGTAAGAAATAA
- a CDS encoding U32 family peptidase: MKKIEILAPAGSFESVISAVRSGADAVYLGLQDFSARKEAKNFSFEELKETTSYCHIRNVKVYVTMNTLIFDRELEDALECVKKACECNIDALIVQDIGFANMVHKACPSLHLHGSTQMSVHTLSGAKLLKEMGFTRVVLSREMSREEIKYIADNLDIELEIFVHGALCMCVSGQCYFSAMLGGRSGNRGYCAQTCRLPFKVDGCDHALSLKDNSIIYYLDDMESIGVTSAKIEGRMKRPEYVASAVKACYEKREKGFISTATMENLKNVFSRTGFTDGYYTNHLGHHMFGYRKKEDVVSATEKLFREIRTSYKDEMQRVPLKGKFTLRENESPTFEVTDGKNVVITTCDDVKGEKALKVALSEEKAVSQLSKTGGTPYYFSNIETEIDEGITVPISFLNKIRREVLGIMDSKRDFDYNYNFTMPEIDFTPADQRITEKRAEVRKIDDKIGNDYDLIFVPITISDEDLEKVKKKCSKIGISVPRGLFGREDKIIEKLKEFKAKGINDTLCNNLGAVYFCKELGFNVHGGEFLNITNTASVLWAEEYGLDDILVSIEITDEQINALGGNIKRGLVSYGYIPLMLTRNCPVKSGRKDCRTCKKHGKMQDRKKYEFSLYCDGNCVEVLNSVPLNILSEINKKFFTFFTMEKFYVENSVEKVENYGENNGKRSQTTTYTRGMYFRGIK, from the coding sequence ATGAAAAAAATTGAAATTTTAGCTCCGGCAGGTAGCTTTGAGTCAGTTATTTCTGCAGTAAGAAGTGGAGCTGATGCAGTTTATCTTGGTTTACAAGATTTTTCTGCAAGAAAAGAAGCAAAGAACTTTTCTTTTGAAGAGTTAAAAGAAACAACTTCATATTGTCATATTAGAAATGTTAAAGTCTATGTAACAATGAACACACTTATCTTTGACAGAGAATTGGAAGATGCATTAGAGTGTGTGAAAAAGGCTTGTGAATGTAACATTGATGCACTTATTGTACAGGATATTGGTTTTGCTAATATGGTACACAAGGCTTGTCCTAGTCTTCATTTACATGGTTCAACTCAAATGAGTGTTCATACTTTAAGTGGTGCAAAATTACTGAAAGAAATGGGCTTTACCAGAGTTGTCCTTAGTAGAGAAATGTCAAGAGAAGAAATTAAGTATATTGCAGATAACCTTGATATTGAACTTGAAATATTTGTCCACGGTGCATTATGTATGTGTGTCAGTGGTCAATGTTATTTTTCTGCTATGCTTGGTGGTAGAAGTGGCAACAGAGGTTACTGTGCTCAGACCTGTAGATTGCCTTTTAAGGTTGACGGTTGTGACCATGCACTAAGTCTAAAGGATAATTCTATTATTTATTACCTTGATGATATGGAAAGTATAGGTGTAACTTCAGCTAAAATTGAGGGTAGAATGAAACGCCCTGAATATGTTGCATCAGCAGTTAAGGCTTGTTATGAAAAGAGAGAAAAAGGCTTTATCTCTACTGCTACAATGGAAAACCTAAAAAATGTATTTTCTCGTACAGGTTTTACTGACGGTTATTATACAAATCATTTAGGTCACCATATGTTTGGCTATAGAAAAAAGGAAGATGTAGTTTCTGCTACAGAAAAGTTGTTTAGAGAAATCAGGACTTCTTATAAGGATGAAATGCAGAGAGTACCTTTAAAGGGAAAGTTTACACTTAGAGAAAATGAAAGTCCTACCTTTGAAGTAACTGACGGTAAAAATGTAGTTATTACTACTTGTGATGATGTTAAGGGTGAAAAGGCTCTAAAAGTAGCTTTAAGTGAAGAAAAAGCAGTTTCTCAGCTTTCTAAGACAGGTGGTACACCATATTACTTTAGTAATATCGAAACTGAAATTGATGAGGGTATTACTGTGCCAATCTCTTTCCTAAACAAAATCAGAAGAGAAGTTCTAGGTATTATGGATAGTAAAAGGGATTTTGATTATAATTATAACTTTACTATGCCTGAAATTGACTTTACACCGGCAGACCAGAGAATTACCGAAAAAAGAGCAGAAGTAAGAAAAATTGATGATAAAATCGGTAATGACTATGACTTAATCTTTGTACCTATCACAATCAGTGATGAAGATTTAGAAAAAGTTAAGAAAAAATGCAGTAAAATCGGTATTTCTGTACCTAGAGGACTTTTTGGCAGAGAAGATAAGATTATAGAAAAGCTAAAAGAATTTAAGGCAAAGGGTATCAATGATACTTTGTGTAATAATTTAGGTGCAGTTTATTTTTGTAAAGAACTTGGTTTTAATGTTCATGGTGGAGAATTCCTAAACATCACAAATACTGCATCTGTTTTGTGGGCAGAAGAATATGGACTTGATGATATTTTGGTTTCTATTGAAATTACTGATGAACAAATCAACGCTTTAGGTGGTAATATTAAGCGAGGATTAGTAAGTTATGGCTATATTCCACTAATGCTAACAAGAAATTGTCCTGTAAAGAGTGGTAGAAAAGACTGTAGAACTTGCAAAAAACATGGAAAAATGCAGGATAGAAAAAAATACGAATTTTCACTTTATTGTGACGGAAACTGTGTGGAAGTATTAAATTCCGTACCACTTAATATTCTCTCAGAGATTAATAAAAAGTTTTTCACATTTTTCACAATGGAAAAGTTCTATGTGGAAAACTCTGTGGAAAAGGTGGAAAACTACGGGGAAAACAATGGAAAACGGAGTCAAACCACAACATATACACGTGGAATGTACTTCAGGGGCATAAAATAG
- a CDS encoding cell division protein ZapA, giving the protein MGRQVVFVGGKRFTIITDESEEYMKNIVERLDTRLRSIISTNPKLDKDSAALLASLDYCDEEYKIKKKLDENKDQMKQYLSEITRLHMEIDSLKREKKEMQMKINKILNVDPDDVVTEKPSEKKIIATGKIEKSVPKILGGAVQQSLFNNTKK; this is encoded by the coding sequence ATGGGAAGACAGGTAGTTTTTGTAGGGGGAAAAAGATTTACTATTATCACTGATGAAAGTGAAGAATATATGAAGAACATTGTGGAAAGACTTGATACAAGACTTCGTTCTATTATTTCCACAAATCCTAAGCTGGATAAGGACTCAGCAGCACTTTTGGCTTCTCTTGATTACTGTGATGAAGAATACAAAATCAAGAAGAAACTTGATGAAAACAAGGACCAGATGAAACAGTATCTTAGTGAGATTACTCGACTACATATGGAAATTGACAGCCTAAAGAGAGAAAAGAAAGAAATGCAAATGAAAATCAACAAGATTCTTAATGTTGACCCTGATGATGTTGTTACTGAAAAACCATCAGAAAAGAAAATTATTGCAACAGGAAAAATTGAAAAGTCTGTACCTAAGATTCTTGGTGGTGCAGTTCAGCAAAGTCTTTTCAACAATACTAAGAAATAA
- a CDS encoding DDE-type integrase/transposase/recombinase, translated as MITQEAKKKQAIVKYALRKGKSKASRMYGVSLSSVKRWCKQYDGTWQSLLPKSHRPHSHPNRHTKREERQIRNSFKKCYERYGWDGVYSDLKRKGYTRSYSGMIYAAKRMGLVKYKKTKKKSRKHRRYPELLIPGEKVQIDVKEVPYNCLRGKALRDGKHFYQWTAIDECTRMRFVYGFEEHTPENSTKFLKMLLKEFPFKIQTIQTDNGREFTYKYQSSEVKSPFEIELNKLGINHKLIPPRTPWHNGKVERSHRNDQKYFYDWETFRNIEELNTKLKGHLEWSNNKTMRTLDYKSPMQLLSEKLELKSIH; from the coding sequence ATGATAACACAAGAAGCAAAGAAAAAGCAAGCCATAGTAAAATACGCACTAAGAAAAGGAAAAAGCAAAGCAAGTAGAATGTACGGTGTAAGTCTTTCAAGCGTAAAGAGATGGTGTAAACAATATGACGGTACCTGGCAATCGCTATTGCCTAAATCACACAGACCACATAGTCATCCTAACAGGCACACAAAAAGAGAAGAAAGACAAATTAGAAATTCTTTCAAAAAGTGCTATGAAAGATATGGATGGGATGGAGTATACAGTGATTTAAAGAGAAAAGGATATACAAGAAGCTACTCAGGAATGATATATGCAGCTAAAAGAATGGGCTTAGTAAAATATAAAAAGACAAAGAAAAAGAGCCGTAAGCATAGAAGATATCCGGAACTGTTAATACCTGGAGAAAAGGTGCAGATAGATGTAAAAGAAGTGCCATATAATTGCTTAAGAGGTAAGGCTTTAAGGGACGGAAAGCATTTTTATCAATGGACTGCAATAGATGAATGTACAAGGATGAGATTTGTATATGGGTTTGAAGAACACACACCTGAAAACTCAACCAAATTCTTGAAAATGTTATTGAAAGAATTTCCGTTTAAAATACAGACTATTCAAACAGATAACGGAAGAGAATTCACATATAAATATCAGAGCAGTGAAGTGAAAAGTCCTTTTGAAATAGAATTAAACAAACTAGGTATAAATCATAAATTAATACCACCACGAACACCTTGGCACAACGGAAAGGTAGAAAGAAGTCATAGAAACGACCAAAAATATTTCTATGATTGGGAAACATTCAGAAATATTGAAGAATTAAACACAAAATTAAAAGGACATTTGGAATGGAGTAATAACAAGACAATGAGAACACTTGATTATAAGAGTCCAATGCAGTTATTGAGTGAAAAGTTAGAATTGAAATCCATTCATTAA
- a CDS encoding glycoside hydrolase family 13 protein encodes MIAPYDSRNEAYRSPFGAVEVGTAIRITIRVPHDLNCSFAELAIKYDYDYNWQYHKMFWYCNHEDQYDKWQCEFVPKRIGLYWHGFRLHTPEGIKYIIPTDVDTKSCISDTPGRAWQITSYKKGFDTPKWPVGGIMYQIFPDRFFFSGEKKDIGRNDITIMDDWYGLPQWWPNENGEITNTDFFQGDLKGITMKLDYLKKLGVTCIYLNPISKSYSNHRYDTGDYSEVDPMLGTEEDFITLCKEAKKLGIHVINDGVYSHTGCDSKYFNRFGNYGDGGAYRDRNSPYFSWYKFNEWPNNYNSWWGFYTLPEVHEEDPNFNEYINGENGIVRKWMRDGNSGWRLDVADELPDVFLENLRKAVKAENPEGIVIGEVWEDASNKESYGARRKFILGDQLDSVMNYVFRNAIIDFCKGVDAKYVMSNILNVLENYPRPVIRVLMNLLSTHDTERILTVIAGEPLNGRDRQWQAETKLTKKQREIGLQLVKIATGIQYTLPGFPCVYYGDEAGMEGYRDPFNRCGFPWGKEDKDLVEWYRDLGQMRGSISAFCDGEFRPVYAEGNVISYLRYDNKSGIYCAFNSGDVDVIMDIPFSASQSTPYMGTEVIKNRVVVPAKGSAFISM; translated from the coding sequence ATGATAGCACCATATGATTCAAGGAATGAAGCATATCGTTCACCATTCGGTGCAGTAGAAGTAGGTACTGCAATACGAATTACAATTAGAGTTCCACACGACCTTAACTGTTCTTTTGCCGAATTAGCAATAAAGTATGATTACGATTACAACTGGCAATACCACAAAATGTTCTGGTACTGTAATCACGAAGACCAATATGACAAGTGGCAATGTGAATTTGTACCAAAGAGAATAGGTCTTTACTGGCATGGTTTCAGACTTCATACACCTGAGGGCATAAAGTACATTATACCTACCGATGTAGATACAAAGTCTTGTATTTCCGATACACCGGGCAGAGCATGGCAGATTACTTCCTACAAAAAAGGATTTGATACTCCAAAGTGGCCTGTTGGTGGTATTATGTATCAGATTTTCCCTGATAGATTTTTCTTTAGTGGTGAAAAGAAAGATATAGGCAGAAACGATATTACAATAATGGATGATTGGTATGGTCTTCCACAATGGTGGCCTAATGAAAATGGTGAAATTACAAATACCGACTTTTTCCAAGGTGACTTAAAGGGTATCACAATGAAACTTGATTACCTAAAGAAACTTGGTGTTACTTGTATTTATCTTAACCCAATTTCAAAGTCATACAGTAACCACCGTTATGACACAGGTGACTATTCAGAAGTTGACCCAATGCTTGGTACAGAAGAGGACTTTATCACTCTATGTAAAGAGGCCAAAAAGCTAGGTATTCATGTTATTAATGATGGTGTTTACAGCCACACAGGTTGCGACTCAAAATATTTCAACAGATTTGGCAACTATGGTGATGGTGGTGCTTATAGAGATAGAAATTCACCATACTTTAGTTGGTATAAATTTAACGAATGGCCAAACAACTACAACAGTTGGTGGGGTTTCTACACACTACCGGAAGTTCACGAAGAAGACCCTAACTTTAATGAATATATTAATGGTGAAAACGGTATTGTAAGAAAATGGATGAGAGACGGTAACTCAGGTTGGAGACTTGATGTTGCTGATGAACTACCTGATGTTTTCCTAGAAAATTTAAGAAAAGCAGTTAAAGCAGAAAACCCTGAGGGCATTGTTATTGGTGAAGTATGGGAAGATGCATCAAATAAAGAAAGCTATGGTGCAAGAAGAAAGTTTATTCTTGGCGACCAGCTAGACTCAGTAATGAACTATGTTTTCAGAAATGCAATTATTGATTTCTGCAAGGGTGTTGATGCAAAGTATGTTATGAGTAATATCTTAAATGTACTTGAAAATTATCCAAGACCTGTAATCAGAGTTCTTATGAATCTACTTTCTACCCACGATACAGAGAGAATCTTAACAGTTATTGCCGGTGAACCACTAAACGGTCGTGACCGTCAGTGGCAGGCAGAAACAAAACTAACTAAGAAACAAAGAGAAATTGGTTTGCAGTTAGTTAAGATTGCTACCGGTATTCAGTACACATTACCGGGTTTTCCTTGTGTTTACTACGGTGATGAGGCCGGTATGGAAGGTTATCGTGACCCATTTAACAGATGTGGTTTCCCATGGGGTAAGGAAGACAAAGACCTTGTAGAATGGTACAGAGACCTAGGTCAAATGAGAGGTTCAATCTCAGCATTTTGTGACGGTGAATTTAGACCTGTTTATGCTGAGGGTAATGTAATTTCTTACCTAAGATATGACAACAAGTCAGGCATTTACTGTGCATTTAATTCAGGTGATGTTGATGTAATTATGGATATTCCTTTCTCAGCATCACAAAGTACACCTTATATGGGTACTGAAGTTATTAAGAACAGAGTTGTTGTACCGGCTAAGGGCAGTGCATTTATCTCAATGTAA
- the gyrA gene encoding DNA gyrase subunit A: MADNKDNEISMPEAKTIEVDIDREMRKSFLDYSMSVIVSRALPDVRDGLKPVHRRILYTMHEKGLEPNKPYHKCADTVGAVLGSYHPHGDASVYDALVRLAQTFSMRYMLVDGHGNFGSVDGDPPAAYRYTEARMSKISTEMLTDIEKNTVDFMPNYDDRLEEPTVLPAKFPNLLVNGSSGIAVGMATNIPPHNLGEVVDAMCLLIDNPDAEVADLMECLPGPDFPTGGIIMGRSGIRAAYATGRGKIVLRAKTEIEEQKNGRFKIIVSELPYQVNKARLIETIADMVRDKRIEGISNIEDHSDRNGMHIEIDIKRDASPQVVLNLLFKNTQLQTTFGVINLAIVNGEPKILTLKEMLQHYIDFQVEVIVRRTEFDLKKAKERCHILEGLKIAQDNIDEVIKVIRESKDQATAKVNLCERFGLDDIQAQAIVAMRLGQLTNLERNKIENELNELHLKIDDLEDILVHKERQLKIVEEETIAVRNKYADQRRTEICAVSGEVDIEDLIPVEDCVVTLTQFGYIKRIPADTYKIQNRGGRGVSGMSRREEDVAKEMFVVNSHDLILFFTDKGKVYKIKCYEIPEGSRQSKGMNIANLLPIDQDEKVTSMIKVDNMEDDKYLVMVTKQGIIKRIELSAYNTARKGGLIALELNEGDELAWVRMTDGNDNIIVATEKGMAIRFNENDIRAMGRQARGVKAMKLAEDDQIVGMCVAQDDDMILTVSEKGYGRISKATDYRVQSRGGKGLTNYHTDKYGKVAVLQSVNLDDDIIMISESGIVIRIETSSVRICNRPSKGVTLMRIGEDDKVVTIATTPHENEEEAEKVDNEEIAENSETTETVEDTENTENTEE, encoded by the coding sequence ATGGCTGATAATAAAGATAATGAAATTTCAATGCCGGAAGCAAAAACCATTGAAGTAGATATTGACAGAGAAATGAGAAAGTCATTTCTTGACTATTCAATGTCAGTTATTGTATCCCGTGCACTTCCTGATGTAAGAGATGGTCTAAAGCCTGTACACAGAAGAATTTTATATACAATGCACGAAAAAGGACTTGAACCTAACAAACCATACCATAAGTGTGCCGATACTGTTGGTGCAGTGCTTGGTTCTTATCACCCACATGGTGATGCATCTGTTTATGATGCACTTGTAAGACTTGCACAAACTTTCTCAATGAGATATATGCTTGTTGACGGTCATGGTAACTTTGGTTCTGTTGACGGTGACCCTCCTGCTGCTTACAGATATACAGAAGCAAGAATGAGCAAAATTTCAACAGAAATGCTTACAGATATTGAGAAGAATACTGTTGACTTTATGCCTAACTATGATGACAGACTTGAAGAACCTACTGTTCTTCCTGCTAAATTTCCTAACCTACTTGTTAACGGTTCATCAGGTATTGCCGTAGGTATGGCTACTAATATTCCACCTCATAACCTAGGTGAAGTAGTAGATGCAATGTGCCTATTAATTGACAATCCGGATGCTGAAGTTGCAGACCTTATGGAGTGTCTTCCCGGACCTGACTTCCCTACCGGTGGTATTATTATGGGTAGAAGTGGCATCAGAGCTGCTTATGCTACAGGTAGAGGCAAGATTGTTCTTAGAGCAAAAACAGAAATTGAAGAACAGAAAAACGGTAGATTTAAGATTATCGTTAGTGAACTTCCATATCAGGTTAATAAGGCAAGACTTATTGAAACTATTGCCGATATGGTTAGAGATAAGAGAATTGAAGGTATCTCCAACATTGAAGACCATTCCGACAGAAATGGTATGCATATTGAAATTGATATTAAGAGAGATGCCTCTCCTCAGGTTGTACTTAATTTATTATTTAAGAATACTCAGCTACAAACTACTTTTGGTGTAATTAACCTTGCTATTGTTAATGGTGAACCTAAGATTCTTACACTAAAGGAAATGTTGCAACATTACATTGACTTCCAGGTAGAAGTTATTGTAAGAAGAACAGAATTTGATCTAAAGAAAGCTAAAGAAAGATGTCATATTCTGGAAGGTTTGAAGATTGCTCAAGATAATATTGATGAAGTTATCAAGGTTATCAGAGAGTCTAAGGACCAGGCAACTGCTAAGGTTAATTTGTGTGAAAGATTTGGTCTTGATGATATTCAAGCTCAGGCTATTGTTGCAATGCGTCTTGGTCAGTTAACAAATCTTGAAAGAAACAAGATTGAAAATGAACTAAATGAACTACATCTAAAGATTGATGATTTAGAGGATATTCTTGTACACAAAGAAAGACAGTTAAAGATTGTAGAAGAAGAAACTATTGCAGTTCGTAATAAGTATGCCGACCAAAGAAGAACAGAAATTTGTGCAGTATCAGGTGAAGTTGATATTGAAGACCTTATTCCTGTTGAAGATTGTGTTGTTACTTTAACACAGTTCGGTTATATTAAGAGAATTCCTGCCGATACTTACAAGATTCAAAATCGTGGTGGTAGAGGTGTTTCCGGTATGTCACGAAGAGAAGAAGATGTGGCAAAGGAAATGTTTGTTGTAAATTCTCACGATTTAATCTTGTTCTTTACCGATAAGGGTAAGGTTTATAAGATTAAGTGTTACGAAATTCCTGAGGGTTCTCGTCAGAGTAAGGGTATGAATATTGCCAACCTACTCCCTATTGACCAGGATGAAAAAGTTACTTCTATGATTAAAGTTGACAATATGGAAGATGACAAGTATCTTGTTATGGTTACAAAGCAAGGTATCATCAAGAGAATTGAACTTTCTGCTTACAATACTGCCCGTAAAGGTGGCCTAATTGCCCTTGAACTAAATGAGGGTGATGAACTTGCTTGGGTTAGAATGACTGATGGTAACGATAATATTATTGTTGCTACCGAAAAGGGTATGGCAATCAGATTTAACGAAAACGATATTCGTGCAATGGGTCGTCAGGCTCGTGGTGTTAAGGCTATGAAACTTGCTGAAGATGACCAAATTGTAGGTATGTGTGTTGCCCAAGATGATGATATGATTCTAACTGTTTCCGAAAAGGGTTACGGTAGAATTTCTAAGGCTACTGACTACAGAGTACAGTCAAGAGGTGGTAAAGGTCTAACCAATTACCACACAGATAAGTACGGTAAGGTTGCTGTACTACAGTCTGTTAACCTTGATGATGATATTATTATGATTTCTGAGTCCGGTATTGTTATTAGAATTGAAACTTCTTCTGTAAGAATTTGTAACAGACCAAGTAAGGGTGTTACTCTTATGAGAATCGGTGAGGATGATAAGGTTGTTACTATTGCTACAACACCTCACGAAAATGAAGAAGAAGCTGAAAAAGTTGATAATGAAGAAATAGCTGAAAATTCAGAAACTACCGAAACAGTAGAAGATACTGAGAATACAGAAAACACAGAAGAATAA